Genomic window (Musa acuminata AAA Group cultivar baxijiao chromosome BXJ1-9, Cavendish_Baxijiao_AAA, whole genome shotgun sequence):
AATATCTGATATGTTGACATGTTGGTGTGACTGTATATGGCTCCAATCTTATTTAATCCACACAATTCGTGTCAAATGTTTTCAGGCTAAGCTTTTAGCTGTGCAGAAGGAACTTGGTCATGAAATTCGTGTTTTCACTAACACAACGGCCTCTGAAAAACCGGACGATGTTTCTGCTTCGGCTACAGGTTTTTATCTTTGAATTATATCATATACGACCATCCTCTTTGTTCCTGTTTATTCTTTTTTTACATGTTGTTATATGCTAATATGGAAAGAACCTAGTAGAGGTTCTTGTTCATGATTGACATACTTAAAATTTTCCCATATGTAATACTTTTATTTGGCTTAAGGTTAACCAGGCTATCCAGAGTTGTGTTTTTTCTCTTCACATGATTAATTAACTGCTTATGCTATGTGCAGAGGAGCCAGATGACTTTTATGATTTTACACCTGAGGATTATTATCAAATCATGTCTGAAAAAATTGGAGGTAATATTGACAATGCTAGATTAAATGATTTGCATTTGGAACTGAGTTCTGTGTGGTGGTAGTTATATTTTGAGGTTTTAGTTCTCACTATCCATGGAAAACTATGCATTATTATGTTGTCCAAGCCCCTTACAGCATGACCTGGAACATTTCAAGTAAAGTTCAGCTGAGCACTCTTCATTCCATGGAAAACATTTCAAGCATTATACTATATAATACTTTTGAACTTCTTTTTTAATATTGTTATACTGAAATCCTGAACAGCACAATCACAAGTTCTCAAGACCCGTAAAATACGGGAGGCGGAAGCAGCAGTCCGTAGAGCGAGAATAACCAAGGTACATAATCTAACTGGATTTGTCCTCCGTTCAAGATTCTTACTTAGATGACATGAGATTCAGCTTATCTTTCTCCTTTGCTACTTTAATTAAAGATGCTTGGCCATTTGTCTCTATGAGTGAATGGgggaaggagggagggaggatTTTATGTTGCTAGTAATTAATTCCCTTTTTAATCTTTTGTAATGATCATTTTGTCATCATTTAGATTCTCTCCCATTCTTGTTTTTGTATATTGTTttgtgttagagagagagagagagagagagagagagagagagagagagtcaagtaTATTGTTTTTGTTTCTTCCGCTGACATGGAATAGAAATTCAGTCAAGTTCCTTTGGAGTTGAAGTTGACATCAATTGGAAGAGGAGCTAAGAAGCTATTGTTGAGTTAATGCATGAATCCTGTAATGGAGAGTAAATGTCTAGTTCTAATCTATGGACAGACTGTGTGGCTGGCTAGATTGTTTGGCTGGAGGAGTCTTGAATGGGCTCATATTCCACCTAAATCGTGGCTAGGAAGGAATAGCAAAAAATTATGCAATTATCTTAGCTAAATTAATTGTTTAGTGATAGATAAAATCTTAAGGTCCCTGACTGGTTTGATCGGAAACTTTTCTTATGAAAGAGGAGATGACATGCTAGTTAATTTCTCTGAAATAAAAATGGCATGTGCAACCTCTGTCCCTCTTACTGTCTCCTTTGTCAGTTTTTTGATATTTCTGTTTTCTTTCTTGCTGCGCAtctccttctcctctctctctctctctctctctctctctctctctctctctctctctctctattgctCTAGCAGTCAGGCTACTGTTTCCTTTTTAAAAGCAATATCAATTTAAGTGCTTATTTTTTATGGTATTTGTAGTTTTTCTGAAGGAGTTATAGCATGAGTTAACAAATTAAATAAAATGCTAAAATAAGAGAGGAGTCgatatagcatatttttgcaagaGTTTTTAAGAAGCAGGTCTCATTGGTTGTGTACTAGCCCTTTTCCCCAGTTAGTATCTACTGTTGTGTTCCTTTCTTTGGAACGTGGTCTCTGATTTCCgatttctatttattttttcttctctaAATTTTCATGCAGGCTGTTATCAGGGTTCGCTTCCCTGATAACTATGTTCTAGAGGTAAAGTTTCAACCAGCAGAGAAAATTCAAAGTCTGATGGATCTTTTAACAAAAGTAGTTGCTCGACCGGATCTGCCATTTTATATATGTAAGTAATGAGCCTGTATCTGTATCTTTAAAAGCACAACATAGCATCAGTAAAATGTAATCCACAGATAGTTATATCAACAAAATTATCTTCTGTGGTAGTTTGCTGTAATTTGTCTAAATGCAAGTATTCCAAGTGGCTAATCTTAAAAGACATTAGATTTTTAAAGTAAAACATTTGATTATATACTCTAGTGAGGTAATTGACAAATGTGCATGGATATGATATGTCAAAGTTTGTGCCATTGATCTTATTCAAGGATGTAAGATAGCCTGTTTGAACTTTAGTATATCCTCTACATACATCACTTGGCATTCTTGCATGTTTGA
Coding sequences:
- the LOC103997188 gene encoding plant UBX domain-containing protein 1, with the translated sequence MDAEEAKAKLLAVQKELGHEIRVFTNTTASEKPDDVSASATEEPDDFYDFTPEDYYQIMSEKIGAQSQVLKTRKIREAEAAVRRARITKAVIRVRFPDNYVLEVKFQPAEKIQSLMDLLTKVVARPDLPFYIYTTPPKERIKDTSKDFYSAGFAPGAIVYFSYDWPKDSEYDNAVAKEGPYLRDDILSLNGLDLSAKQVEDPVHPEQEPKPKPPEVASPLPDPKPAAKKPTKPKWLKL